The following coding sequences are from one Aliarcobacter skirrowii CCUG 10374 window:
- a CDS encoding ComEA family DNA-binding protein translates to MKKLVAILALFFTIFLGAIDLQTASKMELMNLKGVGDKKADAIIEYRKNNTISNPDDLKNVKGFGETLINNIKAQIESNKKKDKSNKPSYSKSNNTNSIKDKNTNNSSK, encoded by the coding sequence ATGAAAAAACTTGTTGCTATTTTAGCTTTATTCTTTACTATTTTTTTAGGTGCAATTGATCTTCAAACTGCTTCTAAAATGGAGTTAATGAATCTTAAAGGTGTTGGTGATAAAAAAGCTGATGCTATTATTGAGTATAGAAAAAACAACACTATCTCTAATCCTGATGATCTAAAAAATGTTAAAGGATTTGGTGAAACTTTAATTAACAACATTAAAGCTCAAATTGAATCTAACAAAAAAAAAGATAAATCGAATAAGCCTTCTTATTCTAAATCCAACAACACTAACTCTATAAAAGATAAAAATACAAATAACTCTTCTAAGTGA
- a CDS encoding c-type cytochrome, whose amino-acid sequence MRMFILTFVSMFLFISCSSEDKKDVKELAVKEEVVAQEEFVDENVEETISEDIIVVVKDGKTLYKSCSSCHGLKGDAKALGVSKPINDYSKEELLTIFKGYKDGTYGGEFKTIMKAHIDARSEQELELLADYISMIKEN is encoded by the coding sequence ATGAGAATGTTTATTTTAACTTTTGTGTCGATGTTTTTATTTATATCTTGTTCAAGTGAAGATAAAAAAGATGTTAAAGAACTAGCAGTAAAAGAAGAAGTTGTTGCGCAAGAGGAGTTTGTTGATGAAAATGTAGAAGAGACAATATCTGAAGATATAATTGTAGTAGTAAAAGATGGTAAAACTTTATATAAATCTTGTAGTTCGTGTCATGGTTTAAAAGGTGATGCAAAAGCATTAGGTGTATCTAAACCAATTAATGATTATTCTAAAGAGGAGTTATTAACTATATTTAAAGGTTATAAAGATGGAACATATGGTGGAGAGTTTAAAACAATAATGAAAGCTCATATAGATGCAAGAAGTGAACAAGAGTTAGAGCTTTTAGCTGATTATATATCAATGATAAAAGAAAATTAA
- the clpA gene encoding ATP-dependent Clp protease ATP-binding subunit ClpA, translating into MISKELREIFAKSINYAKTNRHEYLTLEHIFLMLINSQTIKELFEDLNVDSIKLFEDLKKYVDDTTPKLPENIVDEPIETIALSSTIEYMVAHTQSSGKTKANVEDMFVAILKDENSYATYLLKKLGIQRVDILEEISHKDDTGVENRDEQNDKVLDQNSSELVAIAKKNQIDPVIGRDKELQRVIEILGRRKKNNPLLVGEPGVGKTAIAEGLALKIASGEVPPFLEDSKVFSLDMGSMLAGTKYRGDFEKKLKSLLKEISKIPNAILFIDEIHTIVGAGSVGGSAMDASNILKPLLASGKLRCIGATTFSEYRNDFAKDKALSRRFAKVDINEPSVEDSILILEGLKSKYEEFHKVKYSKSAIISAVELSKKYIQDRFLPDCAIDVIDEVGASKKIELSTTLKTKSDSNITITSKDVEDVVSKMAHIPSRSATKSDLTLLKNLEKNMQKRVFGQDKAIVSIVQAIKRNKAGLGVDKKPIGSFLFTGPTGVGKTEVAKELSLQLGIHFERFDMSEYMEAHAISRLIGAPAGYVGFEQGGLLTEAIRKHPHTVLLLDEIEKAHPDLMSILLQVMDNAELTDNSGNKADFQNVILIMTSNLGVAEANVMGFAKNEKLNEGKAINKFFAPEFRNRLDAVVSFDSLSLDIVSKVVGKFIEDLERQLESKKIKIEISKKAKDELANLGYDKTMGARPLNRVISDKIKNPLTDEILFGKLKKGGVVKIDYKDDFIFTYIN; encoded by the coding sequence ATGATAAGTAAAGAGTTAAGAGAGATTTTTGCAAAATCTATAAACTACGCAAAAACAAATAGACATGAGTACCTAACATTGGAACATATTTTTTTAATGTTAATAAATAGTCAAACAATAAAAGAGCTATTTGAAGATTTAAATGTAGATAGCATAAAACTATTTGAAGATTTAAAAAAATATGTAGATGATACAACGCCAAAGTTACCTGAAAATATTGTTGATGAGCCAATTGAGACTATAGCTTTATCTTCAACTATTGAATATATGGTTGCACATACTCAAAGTAGTGGAAAAACAAAAGCAAATGTTGAAGATATGTTTGTGGCAATTTTAAAAGATGAAAATTCTTATGCTACATATTTATTAAAAAAACTTGGAATTCAAAGAGTTGATATTCTTGAAGAGATTTCTCATAAAGATGATACAGGTGTTGAAAATAGAGATGAACAAAATGATAAAGTGCTTGATCAAAACTCAAGTGAACTTGTGGCAATTGCTAAAAAAAATCAAATTGATCCAGTAATTGGAAGAGATAAAGAGTTACAAAGAGTAATTGAGATTTTAGGAAGAAGAAAGAAAAACAATCCACTTTTAGTGGGAGAACCAGGAGTTGGAAAAACAGCAATTGCAGAAGGTTTAGCTTTAAAAATTGCCTCAGGTGAAGTTCCACCATTTTTAGAAGATTCAAAAGTTTTTTCACTGGATATGGGTTCGATGTTAGCTGGAACAAAATATAGAGGAGATTTTGAAAAAAAACTAAAATCTCTTCTAAAAGAGATAAGCAAAATTCCAAATGCAATTTTATTTATAGATGAGATTCATACAATTGTTGGAGCTGGAAGTGTTGGTGGAAGTGCTATGGATGCTTCAAATATATTAAAACCACTTTTAGCAAGTGGAAAACTAAGATGTATTGGAGCTACAACTTTCTCTGAGTATAGAAATGATTTTGCAAAAGATAAAGCTCTTAGTAGAAGATTTGCAAAGGTTGATATAAATGAACCAAGTGTTGAAGACTCAATTTTAATATTAGAAGGATTAAAATCAAAATATGAAGAGTTTCATAAAGTAAAATATTCAAAAAGTGCAATTATAAGTGCAGTTGAACTTAGTAAAAAATATATTCAAGATAGATTTTTACCAGATTGTGCAATAGATGTTATTGATGAGGTGGGTGCTAGTAAAAAGATTGAATTATCAACAACTTTAAAAACAAAAAGTGATTCAAATATAACAATAACTTCAAAAGATGTTGAAGATGTAGTTTCAAAAATGGCTCATATTCCCTCAAGAAGTGCAACAAAATCAGATTTGACACTATTAAAAAATCTAGAAAAAAATATGCAAAAAAGAGTTTTTGGACAAGATAAAGCAATAGTATCAATAGTTCAAGCAATAAAAAGAAATAAAGCAGGATTGGGAGTTGATAAAAAACCAATTGGAAGTTTTTTATTTACAGGACCAACTGGAGTTGGAAAAACAGAAGTTGCAAAAGAGCTATCTTTACAACTAGGAATCCATTTTGAAAGATTTGATATGAGTGAATATATGGAGGCTCATGCAATCTCAAGACTTATTGGAGCACCTGCTGGGTATGTTGGATTTGAACAAGGTGGACTTTTAACAGAAGCTATAAGAAAACATCCACATACAGTTTTATTACTTGATGAGATTGAAAAAGCCCATCCAGATTTAATGTCAATTTTGCTTCAAGTTATGGATAATGCAGAACTAACTGATAATAGTGGAAATAAAGCTGATTTTCAAAATGTTATATTAATAATGACTTCAAATCTTGGAGTTGCTGAAGCAAATGTTATGGGGTTTGCAAAAAATGAAAAACTAAATGAAGGAAAAGCTATAAACAAATTTTTTGCACCAGAGTTTAGAAATAGACTTGATGCAGTTGTTAGTTTTGATAGCTTAAGTTTAGATATTGTTTCAAAAGTTGTTGGTAAGTTTATAGAGGATTTGGAAAGACAACTAGAGAGCAAAAAAATAAAAATAGAGATTAGTAAAAAAGCTAAAGATGAGTTGGCAAATCTAGGTTACGATAAAACTATGGGTGCAAGACCTTTAAATAGAGTAATATCAGATAAAATAAAAAATCCATTGACAGATGAGATTTTATTTGGAAAGTTAAAAAAAGGTGGAGTTGTAAAAATAGATTATAAAGATGATTTTATTTTTACTTATATCAATTAA
- a CDS encoding ATP-dependent Clp protease adaptor ClpS, which yields MSNEIEIELNEDLEVEEPKKYNVFLLNDDYSTMDFVIDVLVKVFRKTNSEAETIMLNIHNNGKGLCGVYSFEIASTKVAQVKTMSREKGFPLKAVMEEE from the coding sequence GTGAGTAATGAGATTGAAATAGAGTTAAATGAAGATTTAGAAGTAGAAGAGCCAAAGAAGTATAATGTTTTTTTATTAAATGATGACTATTCAACTATGGATTTTGTAATTGATGTTTTAGTAAAAGTATTTAGAAAAACAAATAGTGAAGCTGAAACTATAATGTTAAATATTCACAACAATGGAAAAGGACTTTGTGGAGTTTATAGTTTTGAAATTGCTTCTACAAAAGTAGCTCAAGTAAAAACTATGTCAAGAGAGAAAGGCTTTCCTTTAAAAGCTGTTATGGAAGAAGAGTAA
- the bioD gene encoding dethiobiotin synthase, with product MKIDPKDYINKAIFITATNTDVGKTYACEKFLNFFANANLRVGYFKPIETGVQNSTPLDGSKMLNLAKKLNKDFEHISINDCVPYQFTLPASPYVAKENSKIDIEFLKEKKEYLENFCDVLIVEGAGGLMVPIEKDFFMIDLIKEFNTKALLITPSKLGSINDTLLSIEALKNRDIDFEFFINLYLDIDSFEEVSKPFLKDYFKELKFLQDL from the coding sequence ATGAAGATTGATCCAAAAGATTATATAAACAAAGCTATTTTTATAACTGCAACCAATACAGATGTTGGTAAAACTTATGCTTGTGAAAAGTTTTTAAACTTTTTTGCAAATGCTAATTTAAGAGTTGGTTACTTTAAACCTATTGAAACAGGTGTGCAAAATAGTACTCCACTTGATGGAAGTAAAATGTTAAATCTAGCAAAAAAACTAAACAAAGATTTTGAACATATATCTATAAATGATTGTGTTCCATATCAATTTACTCTCCCCGCTTCACCTTATGTTGCAAAAGAGAACTCAAAAATAGATATAGAGTTTTTAAAAGAGAAAAAAGAGTATCTAGAAAATTTTTGTGATGTTTTAATAGTTGAAGGTGCTGGTGGTTTGATGGTTCCAATAGAAAAAGATTTTTTTATGATTGATTTAATAAAAGAGTTTAATACAAAAGCTTTGTTAATAACTCCATCAAAATTAGGATCTATAAATGATACCCTACTTTCAATAGAAGCTTTAAAAAATAGAGATATAGATTTTGAATTTTTTATAAATTTGTATTTAGATATAGATAGTTTTGAAGAGGTTTCAAAGCCATTCTTAAAAGATTATTTTAAAGAGTTGAAGTTTTTGCAAGATTTATAA
- a CDS encoding HpcH/HpaI aldolase/citrate lyase family protein has product MMTSAIDLSKLTAKDDLTPVLGGYWPGIQIYYPPIKYNPLDGSYESMEQAKLRLQKHAYNTRAHTVLFDLEDGCRQKAMSRELLIQELPKFPQRDFQIAIRINPFRTEEYEEDLKMLKQIHQYVDVIVLAKAGEVYGSAEIRDLSSWLISIGSNLTIQPIVEHPKSLRIADRLMEYSTVKHIVFGIHDFSKAMAYKITPKGWIDELETYFDMLTLEARIKGKGVIGGVEVMLTPHSLPSNCVEKKDIRRWLDLHGDEASKYVYSHALRESSMGLTGKQVITPNHINICKVAFTPSPNEIAKDVSILKAAIEADALLSGAIRYEGEMLDPPMFGKSLQNILRAYALNSLSKEDKLFALSVLNRMPLNTFKENWPYGQL; this is encoded by the coding sequence ATGATGACTTCTGCAATAGATTTATCTAAATTAACAGCAAAAGATGATTTGACTCCAGTTCTTGGAGGTTATTGGCCAGGGATTCAAATCTACTATCCACCAATAAAATATAATCCACTTGATGGATCTTATGAGAGTATGGAACAAGCTAAGCTTAGACTTCAAAAACATGCTTACAATACAAGAGCTCACACAGTTTTATTTGACTTAGAAGATGGTTGTAGACAAAAAGCTATGAGTAGAGAGCTTTTAATTCAAGAGTTACCAAAATTTCCTCAAAGAGATTTTCAAATAGCTATTAGAATAAATCCATTTAGAACTGAAGAGTATGAAGAGGATTTAAAAATGCTTAAACAAATTCATCAATATGTTGATGTAATAGTTTTAGCAAAAGCTGGAGAGGTTTATGGAAGTGCTGAAATTAGAGATTTATCTTCTTGGTTAATCTCTATTGGAAGTAATCTTACAATTCAACCAATTGTTGAGCACCCAAAATCTTTAAGAATTGCTGATAGATTAATGGAGTATTCAACTGTTAAACATATAGTATTTGGAATTCATGACTTTTCAAAAGCAATGGCATACAAAATCACTCCAAAAGGTTGGATTGATGAGCTTGAAACATATTTTGATATGTTAACTTTAGAAGCTAGAATTAAAGGTAAAGGTGTAATTGGTGGAGTTGAAGTAATGCTAACTCCTCACTCACTACCAAGTAATTGTGTTGAGAAAAAAGATATTAGAAGATGGTTAGATTTACATGGAGATGAAGCTAGTAAATATGTTTATTCACATGCTTTAAGAGAGAGTTCTATGGGATTAACTGGTAAACAAGTTATTACTCCAAACCATATAAATATCTGTAAAGTTGCATTTACTCCAAGCCCAAATGAGATTGCAAAAGATGTCTCTATTTTAAAAGCTGCTATTGAAGCAGATGCACTTTTAAGTGGAGCTATTAGATATGAAGGTGAGATGCTAGATCCTCCAATGTTTGGTAAATCTTTACAAAACATTTTAAGAGCTTATGCACTAAATAGCCTTTCAAAAGAGGATAAACTATTTGCACTTTCTGTGTTAAATAGAATGCCTTTAAATACATTTAAAGAAAATTGGCCATATGGTCAACTGTAA
- a CDS encoding aldolase/citrate lyase family protein, translating to MSQTVKIDIPEFLNIGVACTSAWLGSAKENNVAMIIEDDKLGTDEVTYKDLSVKSDQVANFFTQNIGLKPRDRVLVCLKNSLAYPISFFGVMKGGMIAVPTSTLLSGSEVKYLAEDSQAKAIVLSASMYENLVPYLENLDNLKTIVVAGVDSVDDFKKPKDINVYALSKIFQECDTTANHYNSRSGEPAYLVYTSGTTGYPKGVLHSHRSLVGRKPATDYWFDFKENDRIMHSGKFNWTYVLGSALMDPLYNGHTVIAYEGANDASTWINLIKKHNCTIFIGVPTIYRQIIQKTDFKLDDCPSLRYCMSAGEHLSDEMLGLWRERFKQDIYEAIGMSECSYYISHSKFNPIRPGSAGFPQPGHIVKLLNPETLEEVGVEEEGMICIGEDDPGLFLEYWQLEEETLKSRHDGYFFTGDYARKDKDGYIWFIGRKDDIINTFGFRVSPHEIERVVKTHADVADCVAFGLDIEKDKTIVAIAVVGHSALSKEKEQEILKFAQNNLAKYKAPKEIFALSDYPRTKNGKVLRKQLVKDLHEQYFAVTKGEEVVEYKARRSMLLVPSYNKHNVEKAKTVLADSVIFDFEAILAEQREVGRSVVKEVYKEQGPKFGDSERVIRVNNLGSEDLKKDLALAKEIELDAILFSKIDTKEDVLEAVKLIEEVNPNLTLMIMIETPLAVLNIHEICAASPKVEVVVVGSNKLANRLQIDIKRGSKAIVTYLTQIALAAKAYGKIVIDGPHFDVMDEFACEDSTKDAFNLGFDGKSLVHPVQIEYINDIFTPKQSEVADYEEMIKKYEEANKQGKEVILHNNRLVDSSKITWARKMIKLYETYKALGQNLFGK from the coding sequence ATGAGTCAAACAGTTAAAATAGATATACCTGAATTTTTAAATATTGGTGTTGCTTGTACTTCAGCTTGGTTGGGAAGTGCAAAAGAGAATAATGTTGCGATGATAATTGAAGATGATAAACTTGGAACTGATGAAGTTACTTATAAAGATTTAAGTGTAAAATCGGATCAAGTAGCAAACTTCTTTACTCAAAATATTGGATTAAAACCAAGAGATAGAGTTCTAGTTTGTCTTAAAAACTCTTTAGCATATCCAATATCTTTTTTTGGTGTTATGAAAGGTGGAATGATTGCTGTTCCAACTTCAACTTTGTTAAGTGGTAGTGAAGTTAAATATTTAGCTGAAGATTCTCAAGCTAAAGCTATAGTTTTATCAGCTTCTATGTACGAAAACTTAGTACCATACTTAGAAAATCTTGACAACTTAAAAACAATAGTTGTTGCTGGAGTTGATAGTGTTGATGATTTCAAAAAACCAAAAGATATAAATGTTTACGCATTAAGTAAAATTTTTCAAGAGTGTGATACAACAGCAAATCACTATAACTCAAGATCAGGAGAACCTGCATATTTAGTTTATACATCTGGAACAACTGGTTATCCAAAAGGAGTACTTCACTCTCACAGATCACTTGTTGGAAGAAAACCAGCAACTGATTATTGGTTTGATTTTAAAGAGAATGATAGAATAATGCACTCTGGAAAATTTAACTGGACTTATGTTTTAGGTTCTGCACTTATGGATCCACTATACAATGGTCACACAGTTATTGCTTATGAAGGTGCAAATGATGCTTCTACATGGATTAATTTAATCAAAAAACATAACTGTACAATTTTTATTGGTGTTCCAACAATTTATAGACAAATTATTCAAAAAACAGATTTCAAACTTGATGATTGTCCAAGCTTAAGATACTGCATGAGTGCTGGAGAGCATTTAAGTGATGAGATGTTAGGACTTTGGAGAGAAAGATTCAAACAAGATATTTATGAGGCAATTGGAATGAGTGAGTGTTCATACTATATTTCACACTCAAAATTTAATCCAATAAGACCAGGAAGTGCAGGATTCCCACAACCAGGACATATTGTAAAACTTCTAAATCCTGAAACTTTAGAAGAAGTTGGAGTTGAAGAAGAGGGAATGATTTGTATTGGAGAAGATGATCCAGGATTATTCTTAGAGTATTGGCAACTTGAAGAAGAGACTTTAAAATCAAGACATGATGGTTACTTCTTTACAGGAGATTATGCAAGAAAAGATAAAGATGGATATATCTGGTTTATTGGAAGAAAAGATGATATTATCAATACTTTTGGATTTAGAGTAAGTCCACATGAGATTGAAAGAGTTGTAAAAACTCACGCCGATGTTGCTGATTGTGTTGCTTTTGGTTTAGATATCGAAAAAGATAAAACAATAGTTGCTATTGCTGTTGTTGGGCACTCAGCTTTAAGTAAAGAGAAAGAGCAAGAGATTTTAAAATTTGCTCAAAATAATCTTGCAAAATATAAAGCTCCTAAAGAGATTTTTGCTCTAAGTGATTATCCAAGAACAAAAAATGGAAAAGTTTTAAGAAAACAACTTGTAAAAGATCTACACGAACAATATTTTGCTGTGACAAAAGGTGAAGAGGTAGTTGAATATAAAGCTAGAAGATCAATGCTACTAGTACCTTCATACAATAAACACAATGTAGAAAAAGCAAAAACTGTTTTAGCAGATTCTGTTATTTTTGATTTTGAAGCTATTTTAGCTGAACAAAGAGAAGTTGGAAGATCTGTTGTAAAAGAGGTTTATAAAGAGCAAGGTCCTAAATTTGGAGATAGTGAAAGAGTTATTAGAGTAAACAATCTTGGAAGTGAAGATTTAAAAAAAGATTTAGCTTTGGCAAAAGAGATTGAACTTGATGCAATACTATTTTCAAAAATTGATACAAAAGAGGATGTTTTAGAGGCTGTTAAATTAATTGAAGAGGTAAATCCAAATTTAACTCTTATGATTATGATAGAAACTCCACTTGCAGTGTTAAATATTCATGAAATTTGTGCAGCTAGTCCTAAAGTTGAAGTTGTTGTTGTTGGTTCAAATAAACTAGCAAATAGACTTCAAATAGATATAAAAAGAGGTTCAAAAGCTATTGTTACATATTTAACTCAAATAGCACTTGCAGCAAAAGCTTATGGGAAAATAGTAATAGATGGACCTCATTTTGATGTTATGGATGAGTTTGCTTGTGAAGATTCAACAAAAGATGCATTTAATCTAGGATTTGATGGTAAATCTCTTGTACATCCAGTTCAAATTGAGTATATAAATGATATATTCACTCCAAAACAAAGCGAAGTTGCAGATTATGAAGAGATGATTAAAAAGTATGAAGAGGCAAATAAACAAGGTAAAGAGGTAATCTTACATAACAATAGATTAGTTGACTCTTCAAAAATAACTTGGGCAAGAAAAATGATTAAGCTTTATGAAACATATAAAGCTTTAGGTCAAAATCTATTTGGAAAATAA
- a CDS encoding MaoC family dehydratase, translated as MSKISNKINFGNYFEDFSIGQKIIHPLPRTISEGDVSLYIAFTGSRFALHSSDVVAQEMGYSKRPIDDILMFHLTFGKSVQDISLNAIANLGYAEISFPNPVYIGDTVSMTSTVIGLKENSNGKSGVVYVHSIGVNQNGNEVLNFKRWVMVHKKDHSTTSGINEVPTFQKATPILDTINIPTIKCVDVSASGGEYFFEDYEVGERLNHPEGITIDNSDHTLATKLYQNNAKVHFNDHMMKSTPMGQRLMYGGIVISMARAISFNGLQNAQWVYAINSGSHCNPTYATDTIYAYSEVLEKIDHKREDIGLLRLRTIALKNQNPKEIENAKGEDGKYLPNVVLDLDYTVVIPKKSTKK; from the coding sequence TTGTCAAAAATTAGTAACAAAATAAACTTTGGTAACTATTTTGAAGATTTCAGCATTGGTCAAAAAATCATTCATCCACTTCCTAGAACTATAAGTGAGGGTGATGTATCTTTATACATCGCTTTTACAGGTTCTAGATTTGCGCTACACTCTTCTGATGTAGTTGCACAAGAGATGGGTTATTCAAAAAGACCTATTGATGATATTTTAATGTTTCATTTGACATTTGGAAAATCTGTTCAAGATATATCTTTAAATGCAATCGCAAATTTAGGTTATGCTGAGATATCTTTTCCAAATCCAGTTTACATTGGTGATACAGTTAGTATGACTTCAACTGTAATTGGATTAAAAGAGAATTCAAATGGTAAAAGTGGAGTTGTATATGTTCACTCTATTGGAGTAAATCAAAATGGAAATGAAGTTTTAAACTTCAAAAGATGGGTTATGGTTCATAAAAAAGATCATAGCACAACAAGTGGAATAAATGAAGTTCCAACTTTCCAAAAAGCAACACCAATTTTAGACACTATTAATATTCCAACTATAAAATGTGTTGATGTCAGTGCTAGTGGTGGAGAGTATTTCTTTGAAGATTATGAAGTTGGTGAAAGACTTAATCATCCAGAGGGAATTACAATAGATAATAGTGACCATACACTTGCAACAAAGTTATATCAAAACAATGCAAAAGTACATTTCAACGACCATATGATGAAAAGTACACCTATGGGACAAAGACTTATGTATGGTGGAATTGTTATTTCAATGGCAAGAGCAATATCATTTAATGGGCTTCAAAATGCCCAATGGGTATATGCAATAAATAGTGGAAGCCACTGTAATCCAACATATGCAACAGATACAATCTATGCTTATAGTGAGGTTTTGGAAAAAATTGATCATAAAAGAGAGGATATTGGACTTTTAAGATTAAGAACAATTGCTCTTAAAAATCAAAATCCAAAAGAGATTGAAAATGCCAAAGGTGAAGATGGAAAATATCTTCCAAATGTAGTTTTAGATTTGGATTACACAGTTGTAATACCAAAAAAATCAACAAAAAAATAA
- a CDS encoding HpcH/HpaI aldolase/citrate lyase family protein has product MTHPKEALFESGKSLPIIPTCEHFAGSEKLILKGFEMQKKLGPVFDITCDCEDGAETGKEVEHANMIVRVVNSDANPYGMAGTRIHDHSHPDWRQDVDILVNGAGEKLAYITLPKSTCYEDAKTQIEYIQAVAKKAGIKREIPIHVLIETHGALQDVEKIATLPWLQVLDFGLMDFVSGYQGAIPAINMRSPGQFDHRLIGAAKARVAQAAIQNCVIPCHNVTLDLKNPYQTYKDAERARNEFGFMRMWSIYPTQVQAIVDAMKPDFTELEAAQNILIKAQDAEWGPIQYDGELHDRATYRYFWELVQRAKFSGVKLMEEAEKRFFA; this is encoded by the coding sequence ATGACACACCCAAAAGAAGCTTTATTTGAATCTGGTAAATCTTTACCAATTATTCCAACTTGTGAACACTTTGCAGGAAGCGAAAAGCTAATCCTAAAAGGTTTTGAAATGCAAAAAAAACTTGGACCTGTTTTTGATATTACTTGTGATTGTGAAGATGGTGCTGAAACTGGAAAAGAGGTTGAGCATGCTAATATGATTGTTAGAGTTGTAAACTCTGATGCAAACCCTTATGGTATGGCAGGAACAAGAATCCATGACCATTCTCATCCAGATTGGAGACAAGATGTTGATATTTTAGTAAATGGTGCTGGTGAAAAATTAGCATATATTACTTTACCTAAATCAACTTGTTATGAAGATGCTAAAACTCAAATTGAGTATATTCAAGCTGTTGCAAAAAAAGCTGGAATTAAAAGAGAGATTCCAATTCACGTTTTAATCGAAACGCATGGAGCTCTACAAGATGTTGAAAAAATTGCAACATTACCTTGGTTACAAGTTTTAGATTTTGGTCTAATGGATTTTGTAAGTGGATATCAAGGAGCAATTCCAGCAATTAATATGAGAAGTCCAGGTCAATTTGATCACAGATTAATTGGAGCTGCAAAAGCAAGAGTTGCACAAGCTGCTATTCAAAACTGCGTAATTCCTTGTCACAATGTAACTTTAGATTTAAAAAATCCATACCAAACATACAAAGATGCTGAAAGAGCTAGAAATGAGTTTGGATTTATGAGAATGTGGTCAATTTACCCAACACAAGTTCAAGCTATTGTTGATGCTATGAAACCTGATTTTACAGAGCTTGAAGCTGCACAAAATATTTTAATTAAAGCTCAAGATGCTGAGTGGGGACCAATTCAATATGATGGTGAGTTACACGATAGAGCAACTTATAGATACTTCTGGGAATTAGTTCAAAGAGCTAAATTCTCTGGTGTTAAATTAATGGAAGAGGCAGAAAAAAGATTTTTTGCCTAA